One segment of Synchiropus splendidus isolate RoL2022-P1 chromosome 4, RoL_Sspl_1.0, whole genome shotgun sequence DNA contains the following:
- the dennd5b gene encoding DENN domain-containing protein 5B isoform X2: MSGSSAASSAASCRFAHYFVICGIDTESGLEPDELAALYQWLEADRQGRDPDAAASGENLEQSPLKRTFKSKVLARYPENIEWNPFDQDAVNMLCMPKGLSFRTQMDQREPQFHSFIITKEDGSRTYGFVHTFYEEVTSPQICSAMQTLHQMHITEHPSANPTSSSSSSSSSMDSLSSSLDEVDSANSSPRTSVGYNSSRDTLYVSKALCLITPMPFMHSCRRFLSQLHRAVTATTAPPLPLESYVHNILYEVPLPAPGRSLKFHGVYEPIVCQRPGSGELPLADFPLAETFTLLGVENLIQVFTCTLLEMQILLYSQDYQRLMTVAEGITTLLFPFQWQHVYVPILPASLLHFLDAPVPYLMGLQSKEGTDRTTLELPQEANLCFVDVDNHYIELPEDFPHFPNKNELVQELREVLLSFGIFANNGAPPRTRSNPNSTPNSTPSTPGRERKLSTIRQLEDDGRNGNLVGEDLAVLQLLQGNATLERLQALTKRTGVTVSRVDALRAGIKSQETEGQAGRTLADDEELKNAKLNVQLREVFASRFTAMFADYEAFVIQSAPDLESWLTNREQMHNFDKASFLSDQPEPYLPFLSHFIETQMFATFIDNKIMSQWEDKEPLLRVFDARIEKTRLYNVRAPNLRSSVYQRCSNLKEAAQTVEQRLMKIDHTAILPHLLDMKIGQGKYQQGFFPKLQADVLNTGPTNKWSHRTAAAQQRRDRHRQQHEHLNLGNDLKEHGEGCLALQNSMAFWEWDNGSPPPVKPPKKSASASCLKYMQEARSLGKNLRQPKLSDLSPSVIAQTNWKFVEGLLKECRMKTKRMLVEKMGREAVELGHGEANITGLEENTLIASLCDLLERIWSHGLQVKRGKSALWSHLLLYQDREEKLEQQRAESPVSPVPERRKSDGTIASSSFSLPLIQDMRHILSMSEIKTEVGRARAWIRLSLEKKLLSQHLKQLLSRQALTKRLYKRYAFLRCEEEKEQFLFHLLSLNAVDYFCFTSVFTTINIPYRVVIIPIKKLSNAMTTSNPWVCVSGELGDSGIMQIPKNVLEMTFECQNLGKLTTVQLGHDNAGLLAKWLVDCVMVRNEITGHTYRFPCGRWLGKGVDDGSLERVLIGELVVPTGEEDSAKGCRTPPPQPSPSPVRRISVTSHSGRGNKPTSGQIQEFIGESVNSIIKHFHKPEKERGSLTVLLCGENSLVSALELFFHHGFRSARLFQKTTFVWDFFEKAVAYMESADQMGDLQESAVPAGTTCRSLCHYVNAINSTPRNIGKDGKFQLLVCLGARDRLLPQWLPLLVECPVIQRMYEDTALLRDRTTVNALIGVLETLHDFPITLESSLVKGIDL, encoded by the exons CTTTGTACCAATGGCTTGAAGCCGACCGGCAGGGCAGAGACCCAGATGCTGCCGCCTCAG GTGAAAACCTGGAACAGAGTCCCCTCAAGAGGACGTTCAAGTCCAAAGTTCTTGCTCGTTACCCAGAGAACATCGAGTGGAATCCCTTCGACCAGGATGCAGTCAACATG CTCTGCATGCCCAAAGGTCTGTCATTCCGGACCCAGATGGACCAGCGGGAGCCCCAGTTCCactccttcatcatcaccaaggAGGACGGCTCCCGCACCTATGGCTTCGTCCACACCTTCTACGAGGAGGTGACCAGCCCTCAGATCTGCTCCGCCATGCAGACGCTCCACCAGATGCACATTACCGAACACCCTTCAGCcaaccccacctcctcctcctcgtcatcgTCCTCCAGCATGGACTCTCTGTCGAGCAGCCTCGACGAGGTGGACTCGGCCAACTCCTCACCTCGGACGTCGGTTGGCTACAACTCTTCCCGGGACACTCTCTACGTCTCCAAAGCTTTGTGTTTGATCACGCCAATGCCCTTCATGCACAGCTGCCGTCGCTTCCTGTCGCAACTACACCGAGCTGTCACGGCCACCACGGCTCCGCCTCTTCCTCTGGAGAGTTACGTCCACAACATTCTGTATGAAGTTCCTCTGCCCGCTCCGGGCCGCTCTCTGAAGTTCCACGGTGTTTATGAACCAATTGTATGTCAGAGACCTGGATCTGGGGAGCTGCCTCTGGCCGACTTCCCTCTCGCTGAGACTTTTACTTTACTGGGAGTGGAGAACTTGATCCAAGTGTTCACGTGCACTCTGCTGGAGATGCAGATTCTGCTCTACTCACAAG ACTACCAGCGGCTGATGACAGTAGCGGAGGGCATCACCACGCTGCTCTTCCCCTTCCAGTGGCAGCACGTCTACGTTCCCATCCTGCCGGCCTCACTCCTCCATTTCCTGGACGCTCCTGTGCCATATCTGATGGGACTCCAGTCCAAGGAGGGCACCGACCGAACCACGCTGGAGCTTCCACAGGAG GCAAACCTCTGCTTTGTTGATGTGGACAACCACTACATTGAACTTCCTGAAGACTTTCCACACTTCCCCAACAAGAACGAGCTGGTCCAAGAGCTCCGTGAGGTTCTGCTTAGCTTTGGGATTTTTGCCAACAACGGTGCGCCCCCACGGACCCGCAGCAACCCCAATAGCACCCCCAATAGCACCCCCTCCACACCAGGAAGGGAGCGCAAGCTCTCCACCATCCGCCAGCTGGAGGATGATGGTCGCAATGGGAATTTGGTTGGCGAAGATCTggctgtgctgcagctgctgcagggaaACGCCACGCTGGAGAGGTTGCAGGCTCTTACCAAAAGAACCGGGGTGACCGTTTCTCGGGTAGATGCTTTGAGGGCTGGAATCAAAAGCCAGGAGACTGAGGGACAAGCGGGCCGGACATTAGCAGACGATGAAGAGCTGAAGAATGCCAAGCTGAACGTCCAACTGAGAGAAGTGTTCGCCAGCCGCTTCACTGCCATGTTCGCTGACTATGAGGCGTTTGTTATCCAGAGCGCCCCGGACCTGGAGTCCTGGCTCACCAACAGAGAGCAGATGCACAATTTCGACAAG GCTTCCTTCCTATCGGACCAGCCAGAACCATACCTGCCCTTCCTTTCGCACTTCATAGAGACGCAGATGTTCGCCACCTTCATCGACAACAAGATCATGTCTCAGTGGGAGGACAAGGAGCCTCTGCTGCGAGTCTTTGATGCCCGAATTGAGAAGACCAGACTTTACAATGTCCGAGCTCCGAACCTGAGGTCCTCAGTCTACCAGAGATGCTCCAACCTGAAGGAAGCTG CTCAAACCGTTGAACAGCGCCTGATGAAGATCGACCACACGGCCATCCTCCCTCACCTGCTGGACATGAAGATCGGCCAGGGCAAGTACCAGCAGGGATTCTTCCCAAAACTACAGGCTGACGTGCTCAACACTGGACCCACCAACAA GTGGTCCCATCGCACTGCAGCAGCCCAGCAGAGACGGGATCGACACCGACAGCAGCATGAACATCTAAACCTTGGCAACGATCTGAAAGAG caTGGGGAGGGCTGTCTGGCTCTACAGAACTCCATGGCATTTTGGGAGTGGGACAATGGTTCCCCCCCACCTGTCAAACCTCCTAAAAAATCAGCCTCTGCGTCCTGCCTG AAGTACATGCAGGAAGCCAGAAGTCTGGGTAAGAACCTGCGGCAGCCCAAACTGTCTGACCTGTCCCCCTCGGTCATCGCCCAGACCAACTGGAAGTTTGTGGAGGGGCTGCTGAAGGAGTGCCGCATGAAA ACGAAGCGGATGCTGGTGGAGAAAATGGGTCGGGAAGCGGTGGAGTTGGGTCATGGAGAGGCGAACATCACTGGGCTTGAGGAGAACACATTGATCGCCAGTTTGTGTGACCTGCTGGAGAGAATCTGGAGCCATGGACTGCAGGTCAAACGG GGCAAATCAGCGCTGTggtctcacctgctgctctaccAGGACcgagaggagaagctggagcagcagcGTGCCGAGTCCCCAG TGTCACCTGTCCCGGAGAGAAGGAAGTCTGATGGCACCATTGCCTCGTCGTCTTTCAGTCTCCCACTCATCCAGGACATGAG GCACATTCTGAGCATGTCGGAGATAAAAACTGAAGTGGGACGAGCGAGAGCTTGGATCCGGTTGTCTCTTGAGAAGAAGCTACTGTCTCAACATCTCAAACAGCTTCTGTCCAGACAAGCTCTGACCAA GAGACTGTACAAGAGATATGCCTTCCTTCGCtgtgaagaggagaaggagcagtTTCTCTTCCACCTCCTCTCACTCAACGCTGTTGACTACTTCTGCTTCACCAGTGTCTTCACCACTATCA ATATTCCATACCGCGTCGTCATCATTCCCATCAAGAAGCTGAGTAACGCCATGACCACCTCCAACCCCTGGGTGTGTGTCTCCGGTGAGCTGGGCGACTCCGGCATCATGCAGATCCCCAAAAATGTCCTGGAGATGACCTTTGAG TGTCAGAATCTGGGGAAACTGACGACAGTGCAGTTGGGCCACGACAACGCCGGGCTGCTGGCCAAGTGGCTGGTTGACTGTGTGATGGTTCGAAATGAGATCACTGGACACACATACCG GTTCCCGTGTGGCCGCTGGCTGGGGAAGGGTGTGGACGACGGCAGTCTGGAGAGGGTCCTGATCGGTGAGCTGGTGGTGCCCACCGGAGAAGAAGATTCTGCCAAAGGCTGCCGCACACCCCCACCACAACCCTCTCCGTCCCCTGTCAGGCGCATCAGTGTGACATCGCACTCTGGACGAGGAAATA AACCAACGTCAGGTCAGATCCAGGAGTTCATCGGAGAGTCTGTGAACAGCATCATCAAACATTTCCACAAGCCAGAGAAAGAG AGAGGAAGTCtgactgtgctgctgtgtgGAGAGAACAGTCTGGTCTCAGCGCTGGAGCTCTTCTTCCATCACGGCTTCAGGTCCGCCAGACTCTTCCAGAAGACCACCTTTGTGTGGGACTTCTTCG AGAAGGCTGTGGCCTACATGGAGTCAGCTGACCAGATGGGAGACCTGCAGGAGAGTGCCGTGCCAGCGGGGACGACCTGTCGGTCACTGTGTCACTATGTCAACGCCATCAACTCTACACCCAGGAATATTGGGAAGGACGGAAAGTTCCAGCTGCTGGTGTGCCTCGGAGCAAG GGACCGTCTGCTGCCTCAgtggctccccctgctggtaGAATGCCCGGTGATTCAGCGCATGTATGAGGACACGGCCCTGCTGAGAGACCGGACCACTGTCAACGCCCTGATTGGAGTCCTCGAGACCCTCCATGACTTTCCCATCACTCTAGAGTCCTCACTGGTCAAAGGCATCGACCTGTGA
- the dennd5b gene encoding DENN domain-containing protein 5B isoform X4 has product MSGSSAASSAASCRFAHYFVICGIDTESGLEPDELAALYQWLEADRQGRDPDAAASGENLEQSPLKRTFKSKVLARYPENIEWNPFDQDAVNMLCMPKGLSFRTQMDQREPQFHSFIITKEDGSRTYGFVHTFYEEVTSPQICSAMQTLHQMHITEHPSANPTSSSSSSSSSMDSLSSSLDEVDSANSSPRTSVGYNSSRDTLYVSKALCLITPMPFMHSCRRFLSQLHRAVTATTAPPLPLESYVHNILYEVPLPAPGRSLKFHGVYEPIVCQRPGSGELPLADFPLAETFTLLGVENLIQVFTCTLLEMQILLYSQDYQRLMTVAEGITTLLFPFQWQHVYVPILPASLLHFLDAPVPYLMGLQSKEGTDRTTLELPQEANLCFVDVDNHYIELPEDFPHFPNKNELVQELREVLLSFGIFANNGAPPRTRSNPNSTPNSTPSTPGRERKLSTIRQLEDDGRNGNLVGEDLAVLQLLQGNATLERLQALTKRTGVTVSRVDALRAGIKSQETEGQAGRTLADDEELKNAKLNVQLREVFASRFTAMFADYEAFVIQSAPDLESWLTNREQMHNFDKASFLSDQPEPYLPFLSHFIETQMFATFIDNKIMSQWEDKEPLLRVFDARIEKTRLYNVRAPNLRSSVYQRCSNLKEAAQTVEQRLMKIDHTAILPHLLDMKIGQGKYQQGFFPKLQADVLNTGPTNKWSHRTAAAQQRRDRHRQQHEHLNLGNDLKEKYMQEARSLGKNLRQPKLSDLSPSVIAQTNWKFVEGLLKECRMKTKRMLVEKMGREAVELGHGEANITGLEENTLIASLCDLLERIWSHGLQVKRGKSALWSHLLLYQDREEKLEQQRAESPVSPVPERRKSDGTIASSSFSLPLIQDMRHILSMSEIKTEVGRARAWIRLSLEKKLLSQHLKQLLSRQALTKRLYKRYAFLRCEEEKEQFLFHLLSLNAVDYFCFTSVFTTINIPYRVVIIPIKKLSNAMTTSNPWVCVSGELGDSGIMQIPKNVLEMTFECQNLGKLTTVQLGHDNAGLLAKWLVDCVMVRNEITGHTYRFPCGRWLGKGVDDGSLERVLIGELVVPTGEEDSAKGCRTPPPQPSPSPVRRISVTSHSGRGNKPTSGQIQEFIGESVNSIIKHFHKPEKERGSLTVLLCGENSLVSALELFFHHGFRSARLFQKTTFVWDFFEKAVAYMESADQMGDLQESAVPAGTTCRSLCHYVNAINSTPRNIGKDGKFQLLVCLGARDRLLPQWLPLLVECPVIQRMYEDTALLRDRTTVNALIGVLETLHDFPITLESSLVKGIDL; this is encoded by the exons CTTTGTACCAATGGCTTGAAGCCGACCGGCAGGGCAGAGACCCAGATGCTGCCGCCTCAG GTGAAAACCTGGAACAGAGTCCCCTCAAGAGGACGTTCAAGTCCAAAGTTCTTGCTCGTTACCCAGAGAACATCGAGTGGAATCCCTTCGACCAGGATGCAGTCAACATG CTCTGCATGCCCAAAGGTCTGTCATTCCGGACCCAGATGGACCAGCGGGAGCCCCAGTTCCactccttcatcatcaccaaggAGGACGGCTCCCGCACCTATGGCTTCGTCCACACCTTCTACGAGGAGGTGACCAGCCCTCAGATCTGCTCCGCCATGCAGACGCTCCACCAGATGCACATTACCGAACACCCTTCAGCcaaccccacctcctcctcctcgtcatcgTCCTCCAGCATGGACTCTCTGTCGAGCAGCCTCGACGAGGTGGACTCGGCCAACTCCTCACCTCGGACGTCGGTTGGCTACAACTCTTCCCGGGACACTCTCTACGTCTCCAAAGCTTTGTGTTTGATCACGCCAATGCCCTTCATGCACAGCTGCCGTCGCTTCCTGTCGCAACTACACCGAGCTGTCACGGCCACCACGGCTCCGCCTCTTCCTCTGGAGAGTTACGTCCACAACATTCTGTATGAAGTTCCTCTGCCCGCTCCGGGCCGCTCTCTGAAGTTCCACGGTGTTTATGAACCAATTGTATGTCAGAGACCTGGATCTGGGGAGCTGCCTCTGGCCGACTTCCCTCTCGCTGAGACTTTTACTTTACTGGGAGTGGAGAACTTGATCCAAGTGTTCACGTGCACTCTGCTGGAGATGCAGATTCTGCTCTACTCACAAG ACTACCAGCGGCTGATGACAGTAGCGGAGGGCATCACCACGCTGCTCTTCCCCTTCCAGTGGCAGCACGTCTACGTTCCCATCCTGCCGGCCTCACTCCTCCATTTCCTGGACGCTCCTGTGCCATATCTGATGGGACTCCAGTCCAAGGAGGGCACCGACCGAACCACGCTGGAGCTTCCACAGGAG GCAAACCTCTGCTTTGTTGATGTGGACAACCACTACATTGAACTTCCTGAAGACTTTCCACACTTCCCCAACAAGAACGAGCTGGTCCAAGAGCTCCGTGAGGTTCTGCTTAGCTTTGGGATTTTTGCCAACAACGGTGCGCCCCCACGGACCCGCAGCAACCCCAATAGCACCCCCAATAGCACCCCCTCCACACCAGGAAGGGAGCGCAAGCTCTCCACCATCCGCCAGCTGGAGGATGATGGTCGCAATGGGAATTTGGTTGGCGAAGATCTggctgtgctgcagctgctgcagggaaACGCCACGCTGGAGAGGTTGCAGGCTCTTACCAAAAGAACCGGGGTGACCGTTTCTCGGGTAGATGCTTTGAGGGCTGGAATCAAAAGCCAGGAGACTGAGGGACAAGCGGGCCGGACATTAGCAGACGATGAAGAGCTGAAGAATGCCAAGCTGAACGTCCAACTGAGAGAAGTGTTCGCCAGCCGCTTCACTGCCATGTTCGCTGACTATGAGGCGTTTGTTATCCAGAGCGCCCCGGACCTGGAGTCCTGGCTCACCAACAGAGAGCAGATGCACAATTTCGACAAG GCTTCCTTCCTATCGGACCAGCCAGAACCATACCTGCCCTTCCTTTCGCACTTCATAGAGACGCAGATGTTCGCCACCTTCATCGACAACAAGATCATGTCTCAGTGGGAGGACAAGGAGCCTCTGCTGCGAGTCTTTGATGCCCGAATTGAGAAGACCAGACTTTACAATGTCCGAGCTCCGAACCTGAGGTCCTCAGTCTACCAGAGATGCTCCAACCTGAAGGAAGCTG CTCAAACCGTTGAACAGCGCCTGATGAAGATCGACCACACGGCCATCCTCCCTCACCTGCTGGACATGAAGATCGGCCAGGGCAAGTACCAGCAGGGATTCTTCCCAAAACTACAGGCTGACGTGCTCAACACTGGACCCACCAACAA GTGGTCCCATCGCACTGCAGCAGCCCAGCAGAGACGGGATCGACACCGACAGCAGCATGAACATCTAAACCTTGGCAACGATCTGAAAGAG AAGTACATGCAGGAAGCCAGAAGTCTGGGTAAGAACCTGCGGCAGCCCAAACTGTCTGACCTGTCCCCCTCGGTCATCGCCCAGACCAACTGGAAGTTTGTGGAGGGGCTGCTGAAGGAGTGCCGCATGAAA ACGAAGCGGATGCTGGTGGAGAAAATGGGTCGGGAAGCGGTGGAGTTGGGTCATGGAGAGGCGAACATCACTGGGCTTGAGGAGAACACATTGATCGCCAGTTTGTGTGACCTGCTGGAGAGAATCTGGAGCCATGGACTGCAGGTCAAACGG GGCAAATCAGCGCTGTggtctcacctgctgctctaccAGGACcgagaggagaagctggagcagcagcGTGCCGAGTCCCCAG TGTCACCTGTCCCGGAGAGAAGGAAGTCTGATGGCACCATTGCCTCGTCGTCTTTCAGTCTCCCACTCATCCAGGACATGAG GCACATTCTGAGCATGTCGGAGATAAAAACTGAAGTGGGACGAGCGAGAGCTTGGATCCGGTTGTCTCTTGAGAAGAAGCTACTGTCTCAACATCTCAAACAGCTTCTGTCCAGACAAGCTCTGACCAA GAGACTGTACAAGAGATATGCCTTCCTTCGCtgtgaagaggagaaggagcagtTTCTCTTCCACCTCCTCTCACTCAACGCTGTTGACTACTTCTGCTTCACCAGTGTCTTCACCACTATCA ATATTCCATACCGCGTCGTCATCATTCCCATCAAGAAGCTGAGTAACGCCATGACCACCTCCAACCCCTGGGTGTGTGTCTCCGGTGAGCTGGGCGACTCCGGCATCATGCAGATCCCCAAAAATGTCCTGGAGATGACCTTTGAG TGTCAGAATCTGGGGAAACTGACGACAGTGCAGTTGGGCCACGACAACGCCGGGCTGCTGGCCAAGTGGCTGGTTGACTGTGTGATGGTTCGAAATGAGATCACTGGACACACATACCG GTTCCCGTGTGGCCGCTGGCTGGGGAAGGGTGTGGACGACGGCAGTCTGGAGAGGGTCCTGATCGGTGAGCTGGTGGTGCCCACCGGAGAAGAAGATTCTGCCAAAGGCTGCCGCACACCCCCACCACAACCCTCTCCGTCCCCTGTCAGGCGCATCAGTGTGACATCGCACTCTGGACGAGGAAATA AACCAACGTCAGGTCAGATCCAGGAGTTCATCGGAGAGTCTGTGAACAGCATCATCAAACATTTCCACAAGCCAGAGAAAGAG AGAGGAAGTCtgactgtgctgctgtgtgGAGAGAACAGTCTGGTCTCAGCGCTGGAGCTCTTCTTCCATCACGGCTTCAGGTCCGCCAGACTCTTCCAGAAGACCACCTTTGTGTGGGACTTCTTCG AGAAGGCTGTGGCCTACATGGAGTCAGCTGACCAGATGGGAGACCTGCAGGAGAGTGCCGTGCCAGCGGGGACGACCTGTCGGTCACTGTGTCACTATGTCAACGCCATCAACTCTACACCCAGGAATATTGGGAAGGACGGAAAGTTCCAGCTGCTGGTGTGCCTCGGAGCAAG GGACCGTCTGCTGCCTCAgtggctccccctgctggtaGAATGCCCGGTGATTCAGCGCATGTATGAGGACACGGCCCTGCTGAGAGACCGGACCACTGTCAACGCCCTGATTGGAGTCCTCGAGACCCTCCATGACTTTCCCATCACTCTAGAGTCCTCACTGGTCAAAGGCATCGACCTGTGA